The Streptomyces sp. NBC_00459 DNA segment GGCGTGCGCACAGGCGGGCATCCCGACCACGCCCTTCAACACCGGCGACACCGTGGTCCGCGGGGCCAACTGGTTCCAGATCAACTCCGACGAGAACAACATCCGTCAGTCGTCCTCCGTCGCCTATCTCCACCCGGTCATGGGCAGGCGGCCGAACCTGGAGGTACGCACGGGGGTGCGCGCGAAGCAGCTCGTGCTGAACGGGCGCCGGTGTGTGGGCGCCGAGTACCTCGACCCGGATCTCATCCACACGAGGACCGTACGGGCCCGCCGCGAGGTCATCGTGTCGTGCGGTGCGATCGACACCCCGAAGCTGCTGATGCTGTCCGGCATCGGACCGGCCGAGCAACTGCGCGAGGTCGGCGTCGAGGTGGTCGTGGACTCGGCGGGGGTCGGCGAGAACCTCCAGGACCACCCCGAGGGCGTCATCATGTGGGACGCCAAGCAGCCGATGACCACGACGTCCAGTCAGTGGTGGGAGGCGGGCATCTTCTACGACACCGAACCGGGCCTGGACCGGCCCGACCTGATGTTCCACTACGGCTCGGTGCCGTTCGACATGAACACGGCGCGTTGGGGCTATCCGACCTCGGAGAACGCGTTCTGCCTCACCCCCAACGTGACCCGGGCGAAGTCACGCGGCACGGTGCGGCTGCGCACCCGCGACTACCGGGACAAGCCGATGGTCGATCCGCGGTACTTCACGCACGAGCACGACGCGCGGGTGATGACGTACGGGCTGAAGCTGGCACGCCGGATCGCCGCGCAGCCCGCGCTGAGCGGCTGGGCGGGGGCGGAACTGGCCCCCGGGCCGGACGTCCGGACGGACGACGAGCTGCTGGACTACATCCACAAGACCCACAACACCGTCTACCACCCGGCCTGCACGGTGAAGATGGGCGCGGACGATGACGCCTCGGCACCGCTGGACGCGCGACTGCGCGTCAAGGGGGTCTCCGGGTTGCGGGTTGCCGACGGGTCGGTGATGCCTGATCTGGTGTCGGTGAATCCGTGTATCACGACGATGATGATCGGGGAGAAGTGCGCTGACCTGTTGAAGGGGGACGCATAGGGGCGGTGCGGACAGTGGGGAACTGCGGCGCCACTGTGGCTGGTCGCGCAGTTCCCCGCGCCCCTAGGGGGTTGCCCCTGAGGGAGTTGGCTGTGTCGGGCGTTTGAACATTCGCGTCGCCGTGATCTCACTGTGCACCGCGTCCCCCTCCCCGGCCGGGGCCTGCTGAGGCAGCCCCGGCCGGAGGTGTTCCTCCACGCGGATGTACTTCAGACCCGCGCGGAGGTCCGCGTCGTTGCGGAGGCGGATGACCAGGGGGAACTCGGCGAGCGCGGTCGTGTCGAACAGGCCGGTGGTGTAGAGGAGTTGGACTCCCAGCGCGTCGGACACGGCTCGCTGGAGCTCCAGCAGGTACGTCGCGTTGGCGCGCCCGATGGGGTTGTCGAGGAACAGCGTGCCGGCGTGCCGGTGCTTGTCGCGGCCCCGGTCATTGCTGCGCAGCGCGGCCATCGTGCAGTACAGGGCGATGGCCGCGGTGAGCAGCTGACCGCCCGAGAACACGTCTCCCATCTGTCCGACGGGCACGCGCTCGGCGCGCAGTACGGCGTCGGGCTTGAGGATCTCGACGGCGATTCCCTTGGGCTGGAGTGCGGCGCCGACTCCCCTCAGGAGGAGGGACATTCCGTCCCGGCGCAGGTCGGAGTTCTTCTTCACGGCCGCCCGGGTCGCCTCGTCGATGACCTCACCGAGCCGCTCGGTGAGCGTCGCCTGGTCGGGCTCCTCGAACCGGATGCGCAGGAACTCCTGCCCGGACCACTCGCCGAGCCCCTCGGGCAGCCGGGACAGCCGCTGCGCGGACCGCAGGGTGGCCAGCGCCGACTCCACCAGCCCGCGCAGCCGGTCCACGATCGAGTCCCGGTTCCGCTCCAGCTGTGCCAACTCGTCGGTCAGGACCCGGAGTCGGGGGGCGAAGGCGTCGGCCCACTTCTGCGCGTGCTCGGGCAGCGAGGACGCGGGCAGTTCACGGATCTGCTGGCGGGCGGGTGTGCGCACCGCCTCGTAGCGCGTGGAGTTGGCGTGCCGTACGAGGATGTCGCTCGCCTCGCGCACGGCGCCCTCGGCTGCCGACAGGTCGGCGGCGAAGCCGCGCAGGGAACGGCGGGCCTCGGCCGCCGACTGACGTGCTTCCTCCGGGCTGCCGGGGTAGGGCTCCGGGGCTTCCTGGTCGTCGTCGGACGCGTGCTCGCGCATCAGGTCGCGGAGCATCGCGGCGATCTCGTCGAACCCGGAGGCCGCGTCCTCGGCCGCCCGGTGGGAACCGAGAAGTTCGGCGTGCGCCTCCCTGGCCCGGGTCAACGCCTCGCTCCGGGAAGCGAGTTCGGCGGTGGCGGTGCGCAGCAGGGCCTGGGCGTGCTCGGCGTCGCGGGGGACGAGTTCCTCGGCCAGCTCGGTGTGTGCCTCGCCGTCCTCGGGCGCGTGCCGCTCGGCCTCGCCGCGCAGTCGCCCGAGCTGCTCGCTGGCCGTGGACACCCGGGTCTCCAGGAGCTGCACGAGTTCCTCGGCCCGCGCGGAGGCGGCCTGCCGGGACGGTCCGTCGGATCCGTCGGGCGACTGCAACATCTGCTCGGCGCGCGTACGTACCTTGTTGCTCAGCCGGTCCAGCTCCGCACGACCGGCGCTCTCCTCGCTCTCGGACCGCGCCTGCTCGGCCCGCAGGTCGGC contains these protein-coding regions:
- a CDS encoding GMC family oxidoreductase → MNTDVFDYVVVGGGTAGNVVAARLSEDPSVTVCVLEAGPSDVGDDDVLRLERWMGLLDSGYDWDYPVEPQSSGNSFMRHARAKVLGGCSSHNSCIAFWAPAEDLDDWAAVGCTGWSAADLFPLYRRLETNDAPGDHHGRTGPVKLRTLKSEDPCGAALLEACAQAGIPTTPFNTGDTVVRGANWFQINSDENNIRQSSSVAYLHPVMGRRPNLEVRTGVRAKQLVLNGRRCVGAEYLDPDLIHTRTVRARREVIVSCGAIDTPKLLMLSGIGPAEQLREVGVEVVVDSAGVGENLQDHPEGVIMWDAKQPMTTTSSQWWEAGIFYDTEPGLDRPDLMFHYGSVPFDMNTARWGYPTSENAFCLTPNVTRAKSRGTVRLRTRDYRDKPMVDPRYFTHEHDARVMTYGLKLARRIAAQPALSGWAGAELAPGPDVRTDDELLDYIHKTHNTVYHPACTVKMGADDDASAPLDARLRVKGVSGLRVADGSVMPDLVSVNPCITTMMIGEKCADLLKGDA